The sequence below is a genomic window from Draconibacterium halophilum.
AGTGGGCGAACGGGTTTAGGGAGTGTCGAAGCCCGTCAGAGGAAATGGCCGGGGCACGGGAGAAATACCTCAATACCTGTCAGAATTGTTAAGCGGGTTGGCAAAAGGCAAGTGCAGGAATGCAGGGAAGTATTGCGAAAAGGGCTGGTCTGACTGGAACCTGACTCCGGATTTTCGCTTTGGGATGGATGGTGGGGGACCGAAAATCCGAGTCGGGTGAAAGGAAAGGCCGGGGAAGGATTGAGCAAAGCAGACCGGAGTTCGGGCTCTTGCCGTGGGGTGCAATGAGGCTGATCATTCCGGGATATCACAGGGAGAGCGAAATACGGCGAATCATGAGCAGAGCTGGTTCAGCATGCCGGAATGATGTGCCGATGCACGGGAAGATCAAAAATCTGTTTCAGGTTTTAAGGATTAGCTCAGTGTTACTAAATTTGTTCCGTTTTTACAGAAAATGATACATCATTGCATTGAGGAATAACATACCAAATCATGAAAACCCACGATATAAAAATCAGAGAAGTAAAATCAGATGACATTCATTTAGTGCAGGAAATTGGGAAAAGGACTTTTAAAGAGACCTTTGAAGCCAGTAACAGTGCAGAAAATATGCAAGAATATTTAGATAACTCTTTCTCCATATCAAAATTAGAAAATGAATTGTCCGATCAAAATTCATTATTTTATTTTGCACTATTCAATGAAAAAGTCGTTGGCTACCTTAAAGTTAATTGGAGAGAATCTCAGACGGAAAATTCAAATAAGAATGCGCTTGAAATTGAGCGTATTTATGTATTAAAAGAATTTCATGGAATGAAAGTCGGACAAGTTTTGTACGAAAAAGCAATTGAAATTTCTGTACAAAAAGACGTAGAATTCATTTGGCTTGGGGTATGGGAGGAGAATCCCCGGGCCATCCGGTTTTATAAAAAAAATGGGTTTACTGAATTTGACAAACATGTTTTCCAGTTAGGCGATGACAAGCAGACAGACATAATGATGAAACGGCCAGCCAACTGAACAGCAAAACAGTAACCAATATCAATCATATTCGTTTATCTTTTGCATTTTTATCAAAGGCAATCAGGTTAAACATTTCGCGCATACGGCTGCGAACACGGTTGCCATACTTTTCTTCTATTTCACTAGCAGAGAGATTTGTTGTCAGGTAGGTTGGGATGCCTTTGGAAACAAAAAGATCGTACCTGCTAAGCAGGATCTCTCCCATCACATTACATTCATTCCCAAAATACTTTTGAACCTGCTCAACGCCCAAATCATCAAAACAATAAATACTTGGAATGGGGTTGGAATAACTCAGATCCACCGGATTTTTGCTGTAACGGTTAATTACCTTGTAACCTTCTTTTTCAAATTCAAAACTGATATCACGTGTAGAGACTACCCTGTATTGCTTTCCTTGTTGAAAGAAGTATTTTACCAAGCTCATCAATGAGGTTTTCCCGCAACCAATCGGCCCGGATAGCAAAATACCTTTTTCAGGTCTAGGTTTCTTTTTTCGGCTACTTCTTTGTCTTCAATGGCATAAACAATTAAACGGTAAAGCAACTCTGAATCCTCAGGATACAACTGGAATTGTTGCCCATAAGTCTTTTTCCCCAGGTCTTCCAACCATTTTAGGCAGGCGTTAAACCCGAACTGGTGTTTCCCGTTTTCAAAACCGGCGATTTCTTTATAGGGGTTCGGAGTAATCTTTGTCGGTTTCGACATGGAGGGGGTTGGATTTTCCGTTTTGTTTTTTTCTTCCATTTTTTTTCAAATTTTGGGAGGATTCTTCTTTACTGTTTCTCTTGTTCATATAGTTTATAAAAGGCGACCCACTTGCGGTACCACTAGTAGTCCCGGTAGCAGTTCCGCTTGCAGTCCCGGTAGCAGTACCACTAGCGGTCCCGAATCTGGTACAGCTAACTTTGCTTACCTGGTAGCGATTGGCTCCGGGAGAATATCGGATATATCCCCAATCGTTCAGCTCTTTCATACACTTCGAGTAGGTGCTTTTGGAACCAATCCGGGCCATGGCCATCACATCCAGCCGGTTTATTTCAAATTGTTCCCGGAAACGATTCAGGTTCCAAAGGTTAAATAGAGCCATGTACAGGCTGATATGCTGTGATGTCATGTTGGCATCTTCTTCCAGGTGTTCAAAAAAACCGCGCAGTTGCCGGATATAATTCATTTTCTCCGGCCAAATTCAAAACGGTTGTTCACCCGGTTTTCAGCCATCATTTTCTGAATTTCTTCACTGTCATAGAAGATAACACCGCCAATTTTAGTAAAGGCCAGTGTGCCGTTAACACGCATGTTCTGAAGTGTACCCGGTGAGATATTAAGCAGCTTTCTTACCTCGTAGGATTTTAACCATTTTTTGGTTGGTTGCCCGTGATGGGCGGCGAAGAGTTGTTTGATTTCTTTGAGTAATTCAAGTTTGAATTCCCGAAGATCGTCGGTGGTTACAATTTCTGTTGGCATAACGTTTTGTTTTAAATGTTACAAATTGAGTTTTGCCAAAATTGTAGAGTCCAATTGGATTTTATTCCCCATGAACACCCTACTGGGGTATTACGCACTATAAACAATAAGCTATTAAGACCCTGAATAACACGACAATAAAAAAGCCAAAAAATATTATATTTTTTGACTTTTATAAAACTCTGCTGATATTTTCCGTGCCTGTTTAATTTTTTTTGCCAGACACTTACGATGAAATTCACGAAGTTCATCCAGTTTTTCTTCAGGAAGTTCTTCAACCAGGTTCATTTGTTTTATCTCGTCGTCGATTTGCCAGTATTCCACAAAGGGACAATCCGGCACAGCTTCGCCTAGCGGGCATTTTATTATGGGCACAAGTAAATCTGCATACTTTATGCTTCGTTCCGAAAAAGTCATGTGTTAATATTTTGGTTACTGTCCTGTCCCTAAAACAGTAAATTTAAAAAGTAGCGTGGGACAGATACATTATCTGCAAGAGGGGCATCGCCAAACGCCCACACAACACACAAGTACGCCCCACGCAAATCGTGGGCGTCATACTCATATTCCTGTTGTGTAAAAAAATTGGCGATTTTCTCTTGCAAGAATAAAAGCTAACGCTCTAATATTTTTATATCACTCACCATTTCCCTTTTGGTGAGAAGATCTTCTATTTTCTACTACAAAGTTAATTCAATTTAAACTCATTTCCTGTTTCATTTTAATGTTTCTATCTAAATATTCATTCACACTTATTCATCCATATCATCCATTCGCTTTTGTAAGACTTCGATTAAGTGTTTCAGAAAACTAACCTGCTCGCTTCTTCCACGCATTTCTTTAAAGGTGCCATAAATATCCCTAAACTTGATATTGAACATTTTTTCGAAGACGCGGGCAATTTCAATTCGGCTGGCTTTCCCATTATTAATAGCCTTAGCCAGGAAAAGTGAATACACTATTTCCAAAGCATCAATATTCGGATTAGTCCAGTATAAATTACTGACAAACTCTGTATTCCCTTTCAGTTTTCTGATTTCATTTCCGATGTATTTTTTGAGTTGATCGTTAGCCATTATTCTGGCTAGGGTTTTATCGTATCCTGTACAGAAATTTGGATCAATGTGACATGAAATATTATCCTCATGAATCCGTGAATCCAGGTTTCCCCTTAAAAAATAAATATGATCTAAATCTGTTTTATTTCTCTTATAATATTGGTAAAGTTCTCTATTATTTCTTTGATAAGTACAGATCTTTTGAATTTCGTTCTGGAAATACTTTAGTTGAATCTTTTTTCCTCCCTCCGGTCTGTGTGACTCTATATTAAATACTTCAGTATAAAAAATAAATTTACTATCTACTTTCGGCTTCACATGCTTAAAAAAATAGATTTCTTCCTCCTTCTTACTGAATCCGTCGTTTTGTACAGACACTCTTAATTTTGACATTACATTATAACACAGACCGATGGCTTTTTCGGTTAACTCCACAAAATCCTGGGTTTGTACTTTTAACCGGGATAAGGTTTCTTCCAGAACTCTAATTGTTTCTTGATACGATTGATGATTCATGGCTTTATGCATTTCTCTGAACAGTTCTTTGAAGCTTTGTCTATACAACTGAACAGAACGGGGTGAAACGAGTTATATCTTCATATTTCGATTTTCAGAATTAAACTATTTGAAATTCTGGGAACACTATGTGCCCCCAGAAAACAAATTACAATACTGTAACCTGAACATTAATACCAATTCAAATCAACTATGTGCTGTATATTTAATATTGAGAATTTAGTATTTTCATATTTATTATTATTGGATCTAAATATTTTAACAATACTCCAGACAACTGTTTAAAATATCCCGGGAGCGAATAAACTCCCGGGATTTCTCCTTCAAAATGAAAGAGAGACCTAACTAAACAAACTAAACTATGTGATAAAAACTACCATCACAATTACCTTTTCTTCGTTAGTAAATTTCAGTCATTAAATATTCTCATAATGATATAAACTTAAAGCTCACTCCCATTCACACATCACAGAATCTGTCATTATGCATTTTCGTCTAATCATCTTTCTGGCAAACAGTCTTTTGTACATAGCACATGATAATTTAAGATAGCTCCTATTTTGTCTTCATTGAGTTTATTAATCCATATTATTTTTTCTTCGAATGATAAATGATCAATTTCAAATAAGGGACAATTTTTGTTTCTATTTCTTTTGGGGCATTCATATGCAATACCATACAAGTAGGCCTTTATCACTTTTATCTATAGTTTCCTATCGGTGTAATTTTAAATTTAAACTCATAATCTTGATAAGGTACCAAGTATTCATCAAGCGGTTTGGCCCCCCAACTATTAACACAGCCTAATCCCATTTGCAACTTGTCGATGCATATGTTGGTGTAGTCTGATTTACGAACTTCCTGCGAATGGCGTTGATCTTTCTCATCACCATCATCCAACGATTCAATTGTATAATTTAATGCGGATGCAGAAAATGGCTCAACAGATTCAAATAAGAACCCTTTCCCCGCACGATCAAATTGTTTCCACCAACGGATATCAGTTTTGGTCCCTGTTTCTTGTGGACGGATATACGGATAAAACTGGTCTTCCACATTTTGATTATATATCCCCAAAAATTGAGAACTTTTCCGATCACGGTAGTTTTCGACAGGCCCCCTACCATAAAACTCAATTTGGTCAAAAGATTCCGGCATAACCAATTGCATCCCGAAGCGGAATAAATCCGGCACTTTTGCTTCTGAATCCGCCATCAGTTTTTGATTGACTGTGACGCTACCATCACTACTGATCAAATAGGTAAGATTTAACTTTGCAGATACGTCCTTGATTTCATATTCTGCTTGAACCTCTGTTAAATCATTTTTTACTTGAGATTGGAGGCTTTTCAAGGTTAAATTAGGATCTCGCCATACTTTACTTCGAACCTGAAACCAGGCTCCCATATCATTATCCGTTGGAGCACGCCAGAAGTTCGGTTTTAAAGCTGTTCCAGGAGCCAGCAATTCGTTGCCTCCAAATGAATATCTTTCGAGAAATCCAGTAGACTTGTTAAAATCTATTTGAAAGTCTTCATCTTTTATGATCATCCAATATTGATTCGTATCATGGACTTTGGGATATTTTATTGTCTTTTCGCTCTCATCTATCGCTAATTGACTTTCAATATGAGGTCTTATAACCAATTGATTAGATGCAACTTTATGACCGGCAGGTAATAATTGTTCACTCTTTTTAAGTTTGAAGAAAACGTTAAGCAATAACTCTTTTTCATCATTGACTTTTTCAATAGAGTAATTAAGCTTAACTGTTACCTTCTCCTGAGCCAGTACATTGAGTTCATTTACAATCCCATTTTCAATAACTTCACCATCTGCTAGCAATTGCCATTCGAGGTAATAATTTTCAAGATTTCGGAAAAAATTCTCATTATAAACGGATAATGTTCCACTCAACAAATCAATCGGATTCACCCAGATTGATTGATAAAAGTAAGCAATCTCATAAGCATGAGGATTGTAAGTTCGATTGGGTGATATTAAACCGTTATTACAGAAATTCTGATCGCTGCGACTATCATATCTATTGAAATCACCTGCATACGCTGAAATCTCAACGCCTTCATGTGTTTTGAAGTTTGGCGACTGATCTACAAAATCCCAAATAAAGCCTCCCTGATATTCCGGATATTCCCGGATCATATCCCAATATTCTTTAAAGCCTCCTCCTGAATTTCCCATGATATGAGCATACTCGCACTGAATAAGTGGCTTTTCTGGATTGTTAAGCAAATATTTTTCACATCCATCGTAGTCTAAATACATTGGACAAAAAATATCTGTAGAGTTCCCATTTACTGCTCTTTCGTACTGGATTGGTCGGCTTGGATCCTCTTTCTTAATCCAATTGTAACAAGAGTCAAAATTAGGTCCCATTCCAGCTTCATTACCTAAAGACCAGATTATAACAGATGGATGATTTCTGTTTCTTTGCACATTTCTTTTGTTACGTTCCAAATGTGCCAAAGCAAAATCAGGATTCTTTGCTAAAGTGTTTCTCCCATAGCCCATTCCATGAGACTCCAGATTTGCTTCAGCAACAACATATAAACCATATTCATCGCAGAGCTCATACCAATACCTATCTGCAGGATAATGGCTTGTACGAACAGCATTGATATTTAATTCCTTCATGATTCTTATATCCTGAATCATGCGCTGACGAGAAACTACATAACCGGAATTAGGATCAATTTCGTGTCTATTCACCCCTTTTATTAATACAGGTTTTCCATTTACCAGTAATTGTGAATCTTTAATTTCAACTCTACGGAATCCCACTTTTTGTGGAACTACCTCAATTACTTTTCCTGACTTATCCTTTAACGTTGCATAAAGAGTATAAAGCTTAGGCAATTCTGCACTCCATTTTACCGGGTTTTCAACGTTAAGAATTGTTTGTCCCGATCCCTTTTGATTGCCAGTTGCTACTAATGTTTCTCCATTAAACAGTTCGAATGACAAAGATAAAGCCGATGCTGATTTAGTCAGAGTAGTTTTAATCTCAAGTATTCCATCTTTATAATCATTTACTAGATCCGGAGTAACATGAATGTCTTCGATTCGTTGAGTATTGCGGGCATACAAATAACAATCACGTTCAACTCCTGAATACCTGAAAAGATCCTGGTCTTCCAAATAAGTACCGTCGCACCACCGAAATACCTGAAATGCTATCAAGTTTTTTCCCTTCACCAGATATTTTGTAATATCGAATTCAGCTTCTAATTTGCTATCTTCACTATAGCCAGCAAATTTTCCATTTACCCACAAGTATATGTTTGAAGTAACAGAGCCAAAATGAGCAAAAACATCTTTCCCAGTCCAATCCTCGGGTATTTCGATCACCCGACGATATGAACCAACATAATTATTTTTAACAGGTATATTGGGTGGACTGACAGAAGCTTGACCCTTCCATGGATAACCGTAATTTACATATATTGGATCTCCAAAACCGTTAAGCTCCCATATTGCTGGTACATTTAACGTACTCCATCCTGCATCGTTGAAATCTTTCAGATAAAAATCAGATGGTCTTTTATCTGCATCTTTTACCCAAAGGAATTTCCACTTACCATTCAGGTTTAAATAGTATTCTGACTTTTGTGGCTGTCCTTTTTTTGCAAGTTCCTTACTTTCATATGCAAAGTTAAATGCATGAATTGTTTTACGATTCAGCTGGTTCTTTTCAGGATTTTGCCATTCATCGCTCTGGGCAAAAGCTGATAAATTAAATATTGCAAACAAAAGGATTGATAATATTTGTCTCATACTTTCATTGTTTTAATCAAGAACAACTACTACGAAAAATAAATATTGATTTAATCAAAATCATTCTCTCATATTAGTTGATTATTTAAAGAATTAATCAACCAGTTTAAACTTTATTTTCTGGTTATTTACTATCAAATAATAATCTCCGGTTTCTAGATGTTTGACACCATCGGTATCAGGGAAACTCAAATCTCTCATCGGATCAATCTCGAAACGAAACAATTTTTTATCTCCCTTCCTTATTTCTTTCTTATCAAAGTATTTTAGCTCTTTCATAGGACGAGTAATGGAGGCTACCGGGTCAGCGATGTACCAAAAAACCGTTTCTTTACCATCTATTTCTCCTGTATTTGTAACTTCTACTTCAGCAATAATTTTTTCATCCTTGCGAATTTCGTCCGACGATAATTTAACCTCTCCATAAGAAAAAGTAGTATAACTCAATCCATAGCCAAACCAATACAGCGGTTCAGTAGGAATATCCTGATATTTCCCCTGGTCTGGTCGAGCACTCTGACGCATATTATAATAAACTGGGATTTGACCAGATGTTAATGGGAAAGTAATAGCCAATCTACCCGATGGATTTATCCTTCCCGATAATATTCCTGCTAGTGCCGATCCTCCAGCAACTCCTGGTTGCCACATTTCAATCATTGCATCAGCTAAAGGCTCGATGTTAACCAATTCGAGAGGACGACCGCTTGAAAGAATTAAGACGATAGGTTTTTCTGCCTTTTTTAACTCCTTCACTAATTTTTGCTGAATTGCAGGTAAAGCGATTGTGGATCTTGACGCATTTTCTCCTGACCAGGTTTTTCTTTCACCTAAACAGACTAAAATAAGATCCGATTTTTGGGCTAAAGCCAAAGCTTCTTCAAAGTCAGATTCATCCTCACGATCAAAATTACACCCCTCAGCGTAATTAAATTTTATCGAACCTTGAAATTCCTTTTCCAGTCCTTCAAAGATTGACTCCACGTCACTTGTTTTACTAAGGGTTGCCCAGGAACCTATTAGGTTTGATTTATTTTTTGACATGGGACCAATAACCGCGACACTTTCAATTGCTTTATTAATTGGTAGTATATTTTCACTATTTTTTAATAAAACCATTGATTCTTCGGCAAGCTTATTCGCAATTTCAATACTTTCAGGTTGAAGAAATCTAACCGAGTCATCAATAATCTCAACATAGGGATGTTCAAACAAGCCCAATTTAAATTTTATACTTAATATTCGTCCAACTGCATCATCAATTGCATCCATCGAGATTTTGTGTTCTGCAACTAATTCCGCCAAATAGTCTGAGTATATTCCATCCTTCATATCCATTTCCAATCCCGCTGAAAATGCCTTATACCCTGCATCTTTCCTGTCAGCAGCAAAGCCTTGGTCGATCAACTGTTCGACTGCATTCCAATCGGATACAACAAATCCCTCATGGCCCATCTTTTCTTGAGAACTTCTGTTAATAAATAATAATTAGCAGTTGCAGGTATTCCACTAATATCATTGAATGCACTCATCACAGTAGCTGCGCCAGCTTTTATACAGGCTTCATACGGAACTAAATACGTCTCCCATAAAGACTGCATAGAAATATCGGAGTAGTGATAATCACGACCACCTTCAGATTCACCGTAGCCTACATAATGTTTAAGACAAGCAGCAATCGAATATTGGTCTCCTAAATTCGTCCCTTGATATCCCTTTACTGAAGCCACTCCGAAAACAGCATTAGCATATGGATCTTCTCCGTATCCTTCAGAAACTCTCCCCCATCGTCCATCTCGAGCAACATCTATCATTGGTGAGAATGTCCAATCAATACCAGATAGTTTTGACTCTTTGGCAGCAACACCACACGCTTCACTTACCAAATCGGGATTCCAGGAACATGCTTGCGCCAGTGAAATTGGATAAACGGTACGAAGACCATGAATTACATCAAATCCGAAAAGAATAGGAATTCCCAACCGAGACTTTTCGATTGAATTTTTCTGGATCCTATTCCGTATCTCGGCATCTGTATTTTGATAGATAATTGAGCCAACTCCTACTGGTATTTCATCATCTATTCGCCCAATATTATTTATGTTTACATTTCTTCCAGCGACGACCTGATTTAACTGAAGAATTTTTTCATTTAACGTCATTCTTGATAATAAATCGACTACCCGCTCATCGATTGTTGCTGTTGAGTCTTTGTAAATGACTTTTTGGGCGTGAGCAGAAATCATGGTAAGGATATAGATAAATGAGGTTAATATCAATTTTTTATTTTTCATGGTACACTATTGAGTAAAATTAGATTAGCACTAAACGCACAATAAACTTAAAAATGCTTTTTATAAACTGATACAGGTCCTATTAGTCCTTCAGACATCAGATTATTTTCCTTTCCCATAAACTGTCGATATTTTTTATCTCCAGAATTTGCATTTCCAATAAAGCCATTTAAAAGAGTAGGCAATACTTTTACTAAGACTTCATTTTCTCCTTTTTTCAAATAATTACTTACATCAAAGACGTAGGGTAAATTTATTCGAGTCCCAATTAATTGTCCGTTCACGTATAACTCTGCGGTATATTTAACCTCTCCAAAATCAATAAGATACTTGGACTTTTTATCAAACCTTTTTAATTTGAATTTGGAGTGATACTGTCCGATCGAGGACTCATACTTCCATTTCTCCTTTGTTTTCCAATCAAATAGAGTAGTATCATCAATACTTTTATTATCTGTCCTAATATTCCATTTCGTGAGGGAAAGTATTTTCTTGGCTCTTACGGGACTTAGACATACTTTATCCAAATCGTTTGCAACACTCAATATCTCAGTACTTGCAAACAGGATTCTTGTGCAATATGGTGGCAGAATAATAGATGCCGATTCGCTTGACTTATTTTTTTGAATTGTACCATCTTCTGCATCCAACCAATAACAATGCGAGAAATTATCATTAATAGAAAGTGAGATTTCTTGCCATTCATCACTTGTATTCCAAATGAAATGCAATCGGCTACCATCAGCTAATTCTCTTTGTGACTGACGAATAAACGGATATGGATTATCAAATTGTATCGGGCAGTTTGCTTGAATAAAGGAAATCCAATCTGAACTTACGATATTATTTTTTTCATACTTGGAAAAAGCCCCTTCTAGTGACGAGGTTAAGTAATCATTTGTTTTTTTATCATTCTCCACCCAATTTCGAAAAGATGGTTGTTTATCAGGAATATTTCCAATGAACAACAAGTTTAATCCTATACTTGCAAGATTGTTAATACGTTCTGCCGTTTGAATTTGGATGTATGGTGCATTGGCAATGATAAGCCCTTTGTAAATATTCCCACGAATATTGAGTTTGTTATTATCTGTTACTTCGGCCAATTGAAGAGATTTGTCATTTACCCAGTTCCACGTAATTCCATTCTTTTCTAATTCATTTATTATCGGCCATACTTTTACACACCATTCATGAACAGCAATGGCTTGTGGATCCATAAATTGTTCATCTGTTATATTGCTTTTATCAATGGTACCTCTCGTAAAAATTTCATTTGGATTATCAGTCAACCCAGTAAAATTCAAGAAAGGATAATAAATCAAAACATCCGATATTGGATTCCCAACTTGCATCGCATGTTGCGTCCTACTGACATACTCGTTTATTTTCTTCTGAAATTTCCAGTAAGGATTGCTTTCACCTAAATTAGATGAGAAGTTTATAGATGGAATAAAGGGAGTTGAAAATGGATACCATCCTTCTTTTGGTAACCTATCATTTTGGTAACGATAAGGTACTCCATGATAAACAATTTGGTTAACACCTGCAGCAAACAGTTTATCAATAGATAATCGAATCATTTGAGGAGTAGTTGCATAAGCTCTGTTCCCATATACAACTGATTCTGCGGAAATTAA
It includes:
- a CDS encoding GNAT family N-acetyltransferase — encoded protein: MKTHDIKIREVKSDDIHLVQEIGKRTFKETFEASNSAENMQEYLDNSFSISKLENELSDQNSLFYFALFNEKVVGYLKVNWRESQTENSNKNALEIERIYVLKEFHGMKVGQVLYEKAIEISVQKDVEFIWLGVWEENPRAIRFYKKNGFTEFDKHVFQLGDDKQTDIMMKRPAN
- a CDS encoding P-loop NTPase family protein; this translates as MSLVKYFFQQGKQYRVVSTRDISFEFEKEGYKVINRYSKNPVDLSYSNPIPSIYCFDDLGVEQVQKYFGNECNVMGEILLSRYDLFVSKGIPTYLTTNLSASEIEEKYGNRVRSRMREMFNLIAFDKNAKDKRI
- a CDS encoding helix-turn-helix domain-containing protein, coding for MPTEIVTTDDLREFKLELLKEIKQLFAAHHGQPTKKWLKSYEVRKLLNISPGTLQNMRVNGTLAFTKIGGVIFYDSEEIQKMMAENRVNNRFEFGRRK
- a CDS encoding RteC domain-containing protein, which gives rise to MNHQSYQETIRVLEETLSRLKVQTQDFVELTEKAIGLCYNVMSKLRVSVQNDGFSKKEEEIYFFKHVKPKVDSKFIFYTEVFNIESHRPEGGKKIQLKYFQNEIQKICTYQRNNRELYQYYKRNKTDLDHIYFLRGNLDSRIHEDNISCHIDPNFCTGYDKTLARIMANDQLKKYIGNEIRKLKGNTEFVSNLYWTNPNIDALEIVYSLFLAKAINNGKASRIEIARVFEKMFNIKFRDIYGTFKEMRGRSEQVSFLKHLIEVLQKRMDDMDE
- a CDS encoding glycoside hydrolase family 2 TIM barrel-domain containing protein codes for the protein MRQILSILLFAIFNLSAFAQSDEWQNPEKNQLNRKTIHAFNFAYESKELAKKGQPQKSEYYLNLNGKWKFLWVKDADKRPSDFYLKDFNDAGWSTLNVPAIWELNGFGDPIYVNYGYPWKGQASVSPPNIPVKNNYVGSYRRVIEIPEDWTGKDVFAHFGSVTSNIYLWVNGKFAGYSEDSKLEAEFDITKYLVKGKNLIAFQVFRWCDGTYLEDQDLFRYSGVERDCYLYARNTQRIEDIHVTPDLVNDYKDGILEIKTTLTKSASALSLSFELFNGETLVATGNQKGSGQTILNVENPVKWSAELPKLYTLYATLKDKSGKVIEVVPQKVGFRRVEIKDSQLLVNGKPVLIKGVNRHEIDPNSGYVVSRQRMIQDIRIMKELNINAVRTSHYPADRYWYELCDEYGLYVVAEANLESHGMGYGRNTLAKNPDFALAHLERNKRNVQRNRNHPSVIIWSLGNEAGMGPNFDSCYNWIKKEDPSRPIQYERAVNGNSTDIFCPMYLDYDGCEKYLLNNPEKPLIQCEYAHIMGNSGGGFKEYWDMIREYPEYQGGFIWDFVDQSPNFKTHEGVEISAYAGDFNRYDSRSDQNFCNNGLISPNRTYNPHAYEIAYFYQSIWVNPIDLLSGTLSVYNENFFRNLENYYLEWQLLADGEVIENGIVNELNVLAQEKVTVKLNYSIEKVNDEKELLLNVFFKLKKSEQLLPAGHKVASNQLVIRPHIESQLAIDESEKTIKYPKVHDTNQYWMIIKDEDFQIDFNKSTGFLERYSFGGNELLAPGTALKPNFWRAPTDNDMGAWFQVRSKVWRDPNLTLKSLQSQVKNDLTEVQAEYEIKDVSAKLNLTYLISSDGSVTVNQKLMADSEAKVPDLFRFGMQLVMPESFDQIEFYGRGPVENYRDRKSSQFLGIYNQNVEDQFYPYIRPQETGTKTDIRWWKQFDRAGKGFLFESVEPFSASALNYTIESLDDGDEKDQRHSQEVRKSDYTNICIDKLQMGLGCVNSWGAKPLDEYLVPYQDYEFKFKITPIGNYR
- a CDS encoding glycoside hydrolase family 3 C-terminal domain-containing protein → MDAIDDAVGRILSIKFKLGLFEHPYVEIIDDSVRFLQPESIEIANKLAEESMVLLKNSENILPINKAIESVAVIGPMSKNKSNLIGSWATLSKTSDVESIFEGLEKEFQGSIKFNYAEGCNFDREDESDFEEALALAQKSDLILVCLGERKTWSGENASRSTIALPAIQQKLVKELKKAEKPIVLILSSGRPLELVNIEPLADAMIEMWQPGVAGGSALAGILSGRINPSGRLAITFPLTSGQIPVYYNMRQSARPDQGKYQDIPTEPLYWFGYGLSYTTFSYGEVKLSSDEIRKDEKIIAEVEVTNTGEIDGKETVFWYIADPVASITRPMKELKYFDKKEIRKGDKKLFRFEIDPMRDLSFPDTDGVKHLETGDYYLIVNNQKIKFKLVD
- a CDS encoding glycosyl hydrolase, with the protein product MCKIRLIISCLFVLFVCNVWGQQKVVSKSLEPEQSFDFKTFVSPSKKYAPYTRWWWPGNDVSKDELEREIQMFAANGFGGVEIQPLNIGIPMPREKISEILGWDTPDYYSNLITVFNAAKREGLKVDLTNGSGWPPGGSYLDVEDGFLSLNHADTVISGGQLVFAKLPKAESSVKGFSKLQAVVASKVLLSKMKEGTETVLLDSSSVQVLTEKVKTDTLRWNAPEGKWKIIAFWAVLSGERTMTVAMPKQGPVVNHLDSTKVLKNYSHLLGTRTGLKPYFGDPLRAVFTDSYEFKADRHYSFDFIDWFKNHRGYDITPWLPANMQKGYNMVEFMNPHADPDFMFSDEDWRLRYDYDLTISELLEEHFLETSKNYLERKGLLYRTQPYGLNMDMMAMAGMASIPETESMNGSEGRLKLTTSGANLYNRPLISAESVVYGNRAYATTPQMIRLSIDKLFAAGVNQIVYHGVPYRYQNDRLPKEGWYPFSTPFIPSINFSSNLGESNPYWKFQKKINEYVSRTQHAMQVGNPISDVLIYYPFLNFTGLTDNPNEIFTRGTIDKSNITDEQFMDPQAIAVHEWCVKVWPIINELEKNGITWNWVNDKSLQLAEVTDNNKLNIRGNIYKGLIIANAPYIQIQTAERINNLASIGLNLLFIGNIPDKQPSFRNWVENDKKTNDYLTSSLEGAFSKYEKNNIVSSDWISFIQANCPIQFDNPYPFIRQSQRELADGSRLHFIWNTSDEWQEISLSINDNFSHCYWLDAEDGTIQKNKSSESASIILPPYCTRILFASTEILSVANDLDKVCLSPVRAKKILSLTKWNIRTDNKSIDDTTLFDWKTKEKWKYESSIGQYHSKFKLKRFDKKSKYLIDFGEVKYTAELYVNGQLIGTRINLPYVFDVSNYLKKGENEVLVKVLPTLLNGFIGNANSGDKKYRQFMGKENNLMSEGLIGPVSVYKKHF